The DNA segment CTGCACTACGACACGACCCTGTACGGTCGCCTGCTGGAGATCGGTCGGGGCGACCGGCCGGCCGAGTCGCTGCTTGAGGCGGTTCGGGCCGAGCAGCGCGAGGGGTTCCCGCCGCGGTCGATGCAGCTCCGATACATCGAGAACCACGACGAGGACCGCTACCTGGCCGAACACGGTCGTGACGCCCAGCGTGCCGCCGCGGCGGCTACGCTCACGCTACCAGGGATGCCGATGGTCTACTACGGCCAGGAGACGGGGATGACCCACTTCCGAAAGCCCATGGAGTGGGACGGCGACGACGAACTGACCCGGTTCCACCGCCGTCTGATACAGACACGAAACGAACACGGGGTCTTGCGCCGCGGCGACCTCGAAGACGTGGCCTTCGAGAGCGAGACGGACCGCGCCGTCGCGTTCGCTCGCGAGTATCAGGGACGACGCGTGGTCGTCCTGTTGCACTTCGGGAACGGAGCCGCCTCGGTGTCCGTCCGGGAGTCACTCGCAGCAACGGATCTCGTGACCGGCGACGCGATCGATGTCGCACGCGCCGGCGGGGAGACGACCGTTTCCGTGGCGACTGTCGCTGTACTCGAAGTCGTGGGCGAGTAGCTGTCGTCGCGGCAGACGCCTGGCTGACGCTCGCCGTCACCTTTGATACTGATGCGCCCCTATCTCTAGGCATGCACGGGACGCCGGGAGACGTCTTCGAGCACGACCGACTCCAGGCGATCTACGAGGCGCGGTCGCTACTGATCATCGCGTTCGTCCTGGCGAACCTGGTGGGGTTGCAGCTGCTCAGGCTCGGCTTCCCGACGGCCGCCAATGCGGTCGTCACCGTCGCGGCGCTGCCGCTGGTGATCGTCGTCATCGGACTACTGCGAGAGACCGGTCGCTGGATCGGTCGTCACTGGCTGGTCGGCTGATCACAGTCGCTGGCCAGAATCGGTGGCTGACCACCAACTACGGGCGTCGAGCGGAACCCCCTCAGTACGAGCGCTCTTTGGGTTCGTAGGTTTCCTCGTCGCCCTCGAGGATGACGGGCTTGTAATAGAGTTCGGGCGACCCCTCGTTCCAGGCGAGCATGGTGTGTTTGATCCACTCGTCGTCCTTTCGCTCCTGATGGGCTTTCCGCCAGTGTGCGCCGCGGAACTCCTCGCGGGCGAGCGCGCCGACGGTGATCGCCTCGGCCAGATCGAGGATGTTGCGGGTTTCGATCGTGTGGATGAGATCGGTGTTGTACGTCCGTGAAGGGTCGGCGACGGCGACGTCCCGGTAGGCTTCTCTGGCGCGCTGGAGTTCCTCGAGTGCCTGTTGCAGGCCGTCCTCCTGCCGGAAGACGTTGACGTACTCGGTCATCGTCTCCTGGACGTCCGCCCGGACTTCCGCGTGGTTTGTCCCGTCTTCCTCGAGCAGTTGTTCGACGCGTTCGCGTTCACGCTCGACGGCGGTGTCCAGCACCGCCTCGGGTGCAGTCATCGCGCCATCGGCCGCGACGTCGCCTTCCGAGCCGTCGACGGCGCCGAGTTCGACAGACGCGTCGACGGCGGCGTCCTCGCTTCTGGCCGACGGACCGGTCTCGATTTTCGCTTTGGCCATGTCGCCTCCGGCAGCGTGCTTGCCGGCGCGCGCGCCGAACACGAGCAGTTCCGGCAGCGCGTTGCCGCCCAGCCGGTTCGCACCGTGCAGAGAGACGCAGGCGTTCTCGCCGGCGGCGTACAGGCCGTCGATGCAGGTCTGGCCGTTTTCGTCGGTCTCGATGCCGCCCATCGCGTAGTGTTGGCCCGGCTTGACCGGCATCGGCTCTTCGAGCCCGTCGACCCCTTCGAAGTCCTCCGCGAGGTGGAGGATGTTCTCCAGGCGATCGACGATGCGCTCCTCGCCGAGATGACGCATATCCAGGTGGACGTACTCGTCTTCGATGCCCCGTCCCTCCTGGACTTCGGTCAGCTCGGAGCGCGAGACCACGTCCCGGGAGGCCAGTTCCCCCTCATTGTTGGCGTACCCGCGTTCGAACATGAACCGCTCGCCGTCGTCGTTGTAGAGGATCCCGCCCTCGCCGCGAACCCCTTCGGAGATGAGCACGCCCGTCGACGGCAGGGTCGTCGGGTGGAACTGGATCATCTCCATGTCCT comes from the Halapricum desulfuricans genome and includes:
- a CDS encoding FAD-binding protein yields the protein MYEYDVIVVGAGGAGLRAAIAAHEEGADVALVTKLHPVRSHTGAAEGGINAALREGDDWELHAYDTMKGSDYLGDAPAIDTFAKSAPDEVIQLEHWGMPFSREDDGRVSQRPFGGLSFPRTTYAGAETGHHLLHTMYEQVVKRGIDVYDEWYVMNLAVTDHDDPEDRECHGAVAYEIKSGEIAGFHARNGVVLATGGLGQVFDHTTNAVANTGDGAAMAYRAGVPLEDMEMIQFHPTTLPSTGVLISEGVRGEGGILYNDDGERFMFERGYANNEGELASRDVVSRSELTEVQEGRGIEDEYVHLDMRHLGEERIVDRLENILHLAEDFEGVDGLEEPMPVKPGQHYAMGGIETDENGQTCIDGLYAAGENACVSLHGANRLGGNALPELLVFGARAGKHAAGGDMAKAKIETGPSARSEDAAVDASVELGAVDGSEGDVAADGAMTAPEAVLDTAVERERERVEQLLEEDGTNHAEVRADVQETMTEYVNVFRQEDGLQQALEELQRAREAYRDVAVADPSRTYNTDLIHTIETRNILDLAEAITVGALAREEFRGAHWRKAHQERKDDEWIKHTMLAWNEGSPELYYKPVILEGDEETYEPKERSY